A portion of the Lolium rigidum isolate FL_2022 chromosome 1, APGP_CSIRO_Lrig_0.1, whole genome shotgun sequence genome contains these proteins:
- the LOC124685232 gene encoding translation factor GUF1 homolog, mitochondrial-like produces the protein MAGAAALRRAARRAVRTLANSSAPPRTISLPERLLSSQASPEHRPRPGVSGSELGQYPPERIRNFSIIAHVDHGKSTLADRLLELTGTIQKGHGQPQYLDKLQVERERGITVKAQTATMFYKHAVETSESLGTDTPSYLLNLIDTPGHVDFSYEVSRSLAACQGALLVVDAAQGVQAQTIANFYLAFESNLSIIPVINKIDQPTADPDNVKAQLKRLFDIDPSEALLTSAKTGQGLSQVLPAVIERIPCPPGSCDSPVRMLLLDSYYDEYKGVICHVAIVDGAMRKGDKISSAATGRTYEVFDVGIMHPELTPTGVLYTGQVGYVITGMRSTKEARIGDTLHQAKSIVEPLPGFKPVRHMVFSGVYPADGSDFEALSHAIEKLTCNDASVSVTKETSTALGMGFRCGFLGLLHMDVFHQRLEQEYGAQVISTIPTVPYIFEYGDESKVQIENPAALSLNTGKRVTACWEPTVIATIIIPSEYVGPVIMLCSERRGEQQEYTFIDAHRALLKYRLPLREIIVDFYNELKSITSGYATFDYEDSEYQKSDLVKMDILLNGQPVDAMATIIHNQKAQKVGRELVDKLKKFIERQMFEITIQAAIGSKVIARETLSAMRKNVLAKCYGGDITRKKKLLEKQKEGKKRMKRVGSVDIPQEAFHELLKVSSSK, from the exons ATGGCCGGCGCCGCCGCACTCCGGCGGGCTGCCCGCCGCGCCGTCCGCACGCTAGCAAATTCTTCCGCTCCCCCACGGACGATCTCACTGCCCGAGCGCCTCCTATCCTCCCAGGCGTCGCCGGAGCACCGGCCCCGCCCCGGCGTCTCGGGGTCGGAGCTGGGGCAGTACCCACCGGAGCGGATCCGGAACTTCTCCATCATCGCGCACGTCGACCACGGCAAGTCAACGCTCGCCGACCGGCTGCTGGAGCTCACTGGCACCATCCAGAAGGGCCATGGCCAGCCTCAGTACCTCGACAAGCTGCAG GTAGAGAGAGAAAGAGGCATCACTGTCAAAGCCCAAACCGCAACTATGTTCTATAAGCATGCTGTAGAAACTTCCGAGTCCCTTGGGACAGATACTCCAAGCTATTTGCTTAACCTGATTGATACTCCAGGCCACGTAGATTTCAGTTATGAGGTCTCAAGGTCCTTGGCAGCTTGCCAGGGTGCTCTTCTAGTAGTTGATGCGGCCCAAGGTGTACAGGCACAAACAATTGCAAATTTTTACCTCGCATTTGAGTCAAACCTTAGCATTATTCCTGTCATTAACAAGATTGATCAGCCTACTGCCGATCCTGATAATGTGAAGGCCCAGTTGAAGAGGTTATTTGATATCGATCCAAGTGAAGCTCTGCTGACTTCTGCCAAAACTGGTCAAGGCCTTAGCCAGGTGTTACCTGCTGTTATTGAGCGCATACCTTGTCCGCCTGGAAGTTGTGATTCACCTGTACGAATGCTGCTCTTAGATTCATACTACGATGAATACAAAGGGGTGATCTGTCATGTTGCTATCGTTGATGGTGCGATGCGTAAGGGAGATAAGATTTCATCAGCTGCGACTGGTCGCACATATGAAGTCTTTGATGTTGGCATTATGCATCCTGAGCTTACCCCAACTGGAGTGCTTTACACTGGACAAGTTGGATATGTTATAACTGGTATGCGTTCAACTAAAGAAGCACGCATTGGCGACACTCTTCATCAGGCAAAGAGTATCGTTGAACCACTTCCTG GTTTCAAGCCTGTGCGACACATGGTCTTCTCTGGTGTATACCCGGCTGATGGTTCTGACTTTGAAGCTCTTAGCCATGCAATTGAAAAGCTAACATGTAATGATGCCAGTGTTTCTGTTACAAAAGAGACAAGCACTGCACTTGGCATGGGCTTCAG ATGTGGTTTCCTAGGATTGCTGCACATGGATGTGTTTCATCAACGGCTTGAACAA GAGTATGGAGCTCAGGTTATATCCACCATACCAACTGTTCCATATATCTTTGAGTATGGCGATGAAAG CAAAGTGCAAATTGAAAACCCTGCAGCCTTGTCTTTAAATACTGGAAAACGTGTAACGGCCTGCTGGGAGCCAACAGTCATTGCTACTATCATTATTCCTAGTGA GTATGTCGGGCCTGTAATTATGCTTTGTTCAGAAAGGAGGGGCGAGCAGCAAGAATATACATTCATTGATGC CCATAGAGCTTTATTAAAGTACCGATTACCTTTGAGGGAGATCATTGTGGACTTCTACAATGAGTTGAAAAGCATTACATCTGGCTATGCTACTTTTGACTATGAAGATTCTGA GTATCAAAAATCTGATCTTGTTAAGATGGATATTCTACTTAATGGCCAGCCTGTTGATGCTATGGCAACTATAATCCATAACCAGAAAGCTCAGAAGGTTGGAAGAGAATTAGTGGACAAGCTCAAGAAATTTATAGAAAG GCAAATGTTTGAAATCACTATACAAGCAGCAATTGGTTCAAAGGTTATCGCAAGGGAAAC TCTGTCAGCAATGAGAAAGAATGTTCTGGCCAAGTGCTATGGTGGTGACATTACTCGCAAGAAGAAGTTGCTAGAGAAGCAAAAGGAAGGGAAGAAGCGCATGAAACGTGTAGGATCCGTCGATATTCCTCAAGAAGCATTCCATGAGCTACTGAAGGTCTCCAGTTCAAAATAG
- the LOC124685233 gene encoding carboxypeptidase SOL1-like isoform X1 yields the protein MAIRRLSFLLLLLLRAFASLPTQTAARGGADPSSGIDDEKHGSFLRNLLEDKPEITEEMIHGYMTNSELEIAVQDFGSRCANVSRVYSIGKSVNGSPLWVIELSDKPGQKEAEPAFKFIGNVHGDEPVGREVLMQLAYWLCDNYLKDPLATLIVENTHLHILPTMNPDGFALRRRGNANNIDLNRDFPDQFFPINDEINYRQPETRAIMNWIKQEHFTASASLHGGALVANYPWDGSRDKRKEYYGCPDDKAFRYMASVYSESHYNMSLSKEFRGGITNGALWYPIYGGMQDWNYIHGGCFELTLEISDVKWPKASELLLIWKQNKMSMLNLVASMVKTGVHGRIFAADSGHPIPGSLMVKGIDSKINASRTFGDYHRMLAPGESYEVVASMAGFTPKRTRIVLEREAVNLDFILDPDGAVGQTKPVRTDCDCRCDDGGKPFLIREAYIWLYLLVLFFLLALYILFRRRIASRLAPHRHPPKRPVAV from the exons ATGGCGATCCGGCGCCTTTccttcctcctgctcctcctcctccgcgcctTCGCCTCCCTTCCCACCCAAACCGCCGCGCGAGGCGGCGCCGACCCGTCGTCAG gtaTTGATGATGAAAAACATGGGTCGTTTTTACGTAATCTTCTTGAGGATAAGCCCGAGATCAC GGAAGAAATGATTCATGGATATATGACCAATTCTGAACTTGAGATTGCTGTGCAAGACTTTGGGAGCCGCTGTGCTAATGTCTCCAGGGTGTACAG CATCGGGAAGAGTGTAAATGGTTCCCCATTG TGGGTCATTGAACTATCAGATAAGCCTGGACAAAAAGAAGCTGAACCAGCATTCAAG TTCATCGGGAATGTCCATGGTGATGAGCCTGTTGGAAGAGAGGTCCTTATGCAACTTGCGTATTGGCTGTGTGATAACTACCTGAAGGATCCATTG GCAACTCTTATTGTGGAGAACACACACCTTCATATACTTCCGACAATGAACCCAGATGGATTTGCTCTTAGAAGACGTGGCAATGCAAACAATATTGACCTCAACAGAGACTTTCCTGACCAA TTTTTTCCCATCAACGATGAGATTAACTACAGGCAACCTGAAACTAGAGCTATTATGAACTGGATAAAGCAAGAACACTTCACAGCCTCTGCTAGTTTGCATGGG GGTGCTCTTGTTGCAAATTATCCATGGGATGGATCTAGAGATAAAAG AAAAGAGTATTATGGATGTCCTGATGACAAGGCATTCCGGTACATGGCATCAGTGTATAGTGAGTCACACTACAACATGTCTTTGAGCAAAGAATTCAGAGGAGGTATTACAAATGGAGCACTCTG GTATCCCATTTACGGCGGCATGCAAGACTGGAACTATATACATGGAGGCTGCTTTGAGTTAACCCTTGAAATTAGTGACGTAAAATGGCCAAAAGCATCTGAG CTTCTTCTCATATGGAAACAAAATAAGATGAGCATGCTCAATCTTGTCGCAAGCATGGTGAAG ACAGGAGTTCATGGAAGGATATTTGCTGCAGATTCTGGCCATCCTATACCTGGCTCACTGATGGTGAAGGGAATCGACTCAAAG ATAAATGCTAGTAGAACTTTTGGCGATTACCATCGAATGCTTGCACCTGGCGAGAGCTACGAAG TCGTGGCATCAATGGCAGGCTTCACACCAAAAAGAACACGTATCGTGCTGGAACGCGAAGCCGTGAACCTTGATTTCATATTGGATCCAGACGGAGCTGTCGGGCAAACAAAGCCGGTTCGCACCGACTGCGACTGCCGCTGCGATGATGGTGGCAAGCCGTTCCTCATCCGGGAAGCTTACATCTGGCTTTATCTCCTGGTCCTGTTCTTTCTGCTGGCTCTTTATATACTTTTCAGGAGAAGAATAGCATCGAGGCTCGCACCTCATAGGCACCCGCCGAAACGGCCTGTTGCCGTGTGA
- the LOC124685233 gene encoding carboxypeptidase SOL1-like isoform X2, translated as MDLLLEDVAMQTILTSTETFLTKQPETRAIMNWIKQEHFTASASLHGGALVANYPWDGSRDKRKEYYGCPDDKAFRYMASVYSESHYNMSLSKEFRGGITNGALWYPIYGGMQDWNYIHGGCFELTLEISDVKWPKASELLLIWKQNKMSMLNLVASMVKTGVHGRIFAADSGHPIPGSLMVKGIDSKINASRTFGDYHRMLAPGESYEVVASMAGFTPKRTRIVLEREAVNLDFILDPDGAVGQTKPVRTDCDCRCDDGGKPFLIREAYIWLYLLVLFFLLALYILFRRRIASRLAPHRHPPKRPVAV; from the exons ATGGATTTGCTCTTAGAAGACGTGGCAATGCAAACAATATTGACCTCAACAGAGACTTTCCTGACCAA GCAACCTGAAACTAGAGCTATTATGAACTGGATAAAGCAAGAACACTTCACAGCCTCTGCTAGTTTGCATGGG GGTGCTCTTGTTGCAAATTATCCATGGGATGGATCTAGAGATAAAAG AAAAGAGTATTATGGATGTCCTGATGACAAGGCATTCCGGTACATGGCATCAGTGTATAGTGAGTCACACTACAACATGTCTTTGAGCAAAGAATTCAGAGGAGGTATTACAAATGGAGCACTCTG GTATCCCATTTACGGCGGCATGCAAGACTGGAACTATATACATGGAGGCTGCTTTGAGTTAACCCTTGAAATTAGTGACGTAAAATGGCCAAAAGCATCTGAG CTTCTTCTCATATGGAAACAAAATAAGATGAGCATGCTCAATCTTGTCGCAAGCATGGTGAAG ACAGGAGTTCATGGAAGGATATTTGCTGCAGATTCTGGCCATCCTATACCTGGCTCACTGATGGTGAAGGGAATCGACTCAAAG ATAAATGCTAGTAGAACTTTTGGCGATTACCATCGAATGCTTGCACCTGGCGAGAGCTACGAAG TCGTGGCATCAATGGCAGGCTTCACACCAAAAAGAACACGTATCGTGCTGGAACGCGAAGCCGTGAACCTTGATTTCATATTGGATCCAGACGGAGCTGTCGGGCAAACAAAGCCGGTTCGCACCGACTGCGACTGCCGCTGCGATGATGGTGGCAAGCCGTTCCTCATCCGGGAAGCTTACATCTGGCTTTATCTCCTGGTCCTGTTCTTTCTGCTGGCTCTTTATATACTTTTCAGGAGAAGAATAGCATCGAGGCTCGCACCTCATAGGCACCCGCCGAAACGGCCTGTTGCCGTGTGA